In a single window of the Cydia pomonella isolate Wapato2018A chromosome 2, ilCydPomo1, whole genome shotgun sequence genome:
- the LOC133533572 gene encoding peroxisomal biogenesis factor 3: MFSSVRNFLHRHRRKFILTGAVFGGLYLLTSYAQKKLREWQEREAKKFFEMTRKKQHFESTERTCNQTILSLSKIVTDNILSSLDTERIVQELQENPENKLALWEQMKIMIFTRICVIVYALTILQVTLRIQLNIIGGYLYRDSVCEEEPLIDSDLQAKYLSLCHHFVSQGIEDLVKQIEQAVKRVVEPVSLKKKITLQEVEQMFWSIQTILCTDTVQGDPVKKMVHYLVGHTATTNEAKLDTIVKETMDVLESDEVTSIAMSSIGRSFSSVIDEVASLFATRSIPITKNHLEVGEGHVVTNGALRLATNPSPFIDVNKVELHFVKILPLINELVTKNTCKGNTNIPDLLTQQLTLNDKLKLLGANIYEVFSSS; this comes from the coding sequence ATGTTCTCCAGTGTAAGAAACTTTTTGCACCGACACAGGAGGAAGTTTATTCTAACTGGTGCAGTATTTGGAGGGCTGTACTTATTGACAAGTTATGCTCAAAAAAAATTGCGGGAATGGCAAGAAAGAGAAGCTAAAAAGTTTTTTGAGATGACTCGTAAAAAGCAGCATTTTGAAAGCACTGAACGGACTTGTAATCAGACAATTCTATCTTTGTCTAAAATTGTTACagataatattttgagttcatTAGACACTGAAAGAATTGTTCAAGAGTTGCAGGAGAATCCAGAAAACAAATTGGCACTGTGGGaacaaatgaaaataatgattttCACTAGAATCTGTGTCATTGTGTATGCATTGACCATACTGCAAGTGACATTGAGAATTCAACTCAATATAATTGGAGGATATCTCTATAGAGACTCTGTATGTGAGGAGGAACCTCTTATTGACAGTGATCTACAAGCTAAATATTTATCTCTATGCCATCACTTTGTCAGCCAAGGCATTGAAGACCTTGTGAAGCAAATTGAACAAGCAGTTAAACGGGTTGTAGAGCCAGTGTCactgaaaaagaaaataacatTACAAGAAGTAGAACAAATGTTCTGGTCCAtacaaactattttatgtaCTGATACAGTACAAGGAGATCCAGTAAAGAAAATGGTGCACTATTTAGTGGGGCACACTGCCACTACTAATGAAGCCAAACTGGATACAATAGTAAAAGAAACTATGGATGTATTGGAAAGTGATGAGGTTACCTCAATAGCTATGTCCTCAATTGGAAGAAGTTTCTCATCTGTTATCGATGAAGTGGCAAGTTTGTTTGCTACCAGGTCGATTCCAATTACTAAGAACCATCTGGAAGTAGGAGAGGGACATGTGGTCACAAATGGAGCTCTGAGGCTGGCAACAAATCCCAGTCCTTTCATAGATGTAAATAAAGTAGAACTgcattttgttaaaattttaccACTGATCAATGAACTGGTCACCAAGAACACATGCAAGGGCAATACTAACATTCCAGATTTATTAACTCAACAGCTAACCCTCAATGACAAGTTAAAATTGTTGGGTGCAAATATTTATGAAGTATTCAGTAGTTCCTAA
- the LOC133533625 gene encoding proteasome assembly chaperone 2, with the protein MVQSNLWKFFDADDLKGFTLIIPSVAVGNVGQLACDLLISSLNMKKIASVYSPALIPVAGYDPYDLKSSKLSSSCEAYKCGERQLVILQLRAPLIFEYAQNFLEDVVNQFKAKQIKDIIVLTSSFAHERKHIMTSPFRYLASETSPYEECMKSLNWLVHESLERDIKIYGGGFATQIFQICKEHDVPSLIIYKYCSEGDNIPDAYEMVHYLNSLLQFYSEGSDLMSELIQPVSWKLLFGRPPPRDIY; encoded by the coding sequence ATGGTTCAAAGCAACCTTTGGAAGTTCTTTGATGCTGATGATTTGAAGGGGTTTACATTGATAATTCCGAGCGTTGCAGTGGGAAATGTTGGTCAGCTCGCCTGTGACTTGCTAATTTCGTCTttaaatatgaagaaaattgCATCGGTTTACAGCCCAGCTCTTATTCCAGTTGCCGGTTATGATCCATACGACTTGAAATCAAGCAAACTTTCAAGCAGTTGTGAAGCATACAAATGTGGAGAAAGACAATTGGTTATTCTACAGCTGAGAGCACCTCTTATCTTTGAATACGCACAAAATTTCCTTGAGGATGTTGTAAACCAATTCAAAGCAAAACAAATTAAGGATATTATTGTGCTCACCAGCAGTTTTGCTCATGAAAGGAAGCACATTATGACATCGCCATTTAGATACTTAGCAAGTGAGACTTCACCATATGAAGAGTGCATGAAATCTTTGAATTGGTTGGTGCATGAGTCATTAGAACGTGACATTAAGATATACGGAGGGGGCTTTGCAActcaaatatttcaaatttgtaAAGAGCATGATGTGCCCTCtctaataatatacaaatactgtTCAGAAGGAGATAATATTCCTGATGCCTATGAAATGGTTCATTATTTAAATAGTCTTCTGCAGTTTTATAGTGAAGGATCAGATTTGATGTCTGAGTTAATACAGCCTGTGTCATGGAAGCTTCTGTTTGGCCGACCACCACCAAGAgatatttactaa